A genomic window from Microbacterium sp. H1-D42 includes:
- a CDS encoding YegS/Rv2252/BmrU family lipid kinase, which translates to MSASPRVALLANPHSGKGRGRRAADDAIATLRARGAEVQVYAGESPADTRRLAEVALASAPDVIAVVGGDGTLSGIIDVLAAGDVPIALIPAGTGNDLARALGLPRGDAAAAAGLALHGHPRVIDVGELHSEGRTTPFLSVAALGFDAKVSDRTNRLRWPRDALRYYLALVIELIRLTPMDFRVAVDGEPAASAPGTLIAVGNTASYGGGMPVCVGAAPDDGLLDVVHVVPLTRMRLLRLFPLLLQGRHLTRPEVIHRRAHTVEVSAPGLVVYADGERVGSGECRVTVRPAALRVLVPATGGDADA; encoded by the coding sequence GTGAGCGCGTCGCCTCGCGTCGCGTTGCTGGCGAATCCGCACTCCGGCAAAGGTCGTGGGCGTCGCGCCGCCGATGACGCCATCGCGACGCTGCGGGCGCGCGGCGCCGAGGTGCAGGTGTACGCGGGGGAGTCGCCTGCCGATACGCGCAGGCTCGCCGAGGTCGCTCTGGCGTCCGCACCGGACGTGATCGCGGTGGTCGGCGGTGACGGCACGCTCTCCGGGATCATCGACGTGCTGGCCGCGGGTGACGTGCCGATCGCGCTCATCCCTGCCGGGACGGGCAACGATCTCGCCCGCGCGCTCGGCCTGCCGCGCGGCGACGCCGCTGCGGCCGCAGGGCTCGCGTTGCACGGGCATCCGCGCGTCATCGACGTCGGCGAACTGCACAGCGAGGGCCGGACGACCCCGTTCCTGTCCGTGGCGGCGCTCGGCTTCGACGCGAAGGTGAGCGATCGCACGAATCGGCTGCGCTGGCCGCGCGATGCGCTGCGCTACTACCTCGCGCTCGTGATCGAGCTGATCCGCCTGACGCCGATGGACTTCCGCGTCGCCGTCGACGGCGAGCCGGCGGCGTCAGCGCCCGGCACACTCATCGCGGTCGGCAACACCGCCAGCTATGGCGGAGGGATGCCGGTCTGCGTCGGCGCAGCGCCCGACGACGGTCTGCTCGACGTCGTGCACGTGGTGCCGCTCACGAGAATGCGTCTGCTGCGGCTGTTCCCGCTGCTGCTGCAAGGACGTCATCTGACCCGGCCTGAGGTCATCCACCGGCGAGCCCACACCGTGGAGGTCTCAGCCCCAGGGCTGGTCGTCTACGCTGACGGCGAGCGGGTCGGATCGGGCGAATGTCGGGTCACAGTGCGACCAGCCGCGCTGCGGGTGCTGGTGCCGGCGACGGGAGGAGACGCGGATGCCTGA